One stretch of Eupeodes corollae chromosome 2, idEupCoro1.1, whole genome shotgun sequence DNA includes these proteins:
- the LOC129945893 gene encoding charged multivesicular body protein 5: MNRLFGKAKPKVPPPNINDCIAGIDTRANSIEEKVNKLEAELRKYRDQMSKMREGPAKNSVKQKAMRVLKQKKAYEQQIESLRNQSFNMEQANYAAQTLKDTNATVIAMKDGVKQMKKEFKNINIDSIEDIHDDMADMLEEADEVQQALGRTYNMPEVDDEELESELMALGDEIALDDDTSYLDDVVRAPAAPDREPGADSLKPTATGGIEVDEFGLPKVPTSLKT; this comes from the exons atgaatcgTTTATTTGGAAAAGCAAAACCCAAAGTTCCACCACCAAATATTAATGATTGCATTGCTGGG aTTGATACTCGAGCGAATAGTATTgaagaaaaagttaataaattggaAGCTGAACTACGCAAATATCGTGACCAGATGAGCAAAATGCGTGAGGGTCCGGCCAAGAACTCTGTCAAGCAGAAAGCAATGCGAGTTCTGAAACAAAAGAAGGC TTATGAACAACAAATTGAGAGTCTCCGCAATCAATCATTCAACATGGAACAAGCCAATTATGCTGCTCAAACTCTGAAAGATACCAATGCCACAGTAATTGCCATGAAAGATGGGGTCAAACAAATGAAGAAAGAGTTCAAGAACATCAACATTGATAGCATTGAA GATATTCATGATGATATGGCTGATATGTTGGAGGAAGCCGATGAAGTCCAACAGGCATTGGGACGTACTTACAACATGCCAGAGGTCGACGATGAGGAACTCGAATCAGAATTAATGGCATTGGGTGATGAAATTGCTTTGGATGATGATACAAGCTACTTGGATGATGTTGTCCGAGCTCCAGCAGCCCCTGACCGTGAACCTGGCGCAGATAGCCTTAAACCAACAGCAACG GGCGGAATCGAAGTAGACGAATTTGGCTTGCCAAAAGTACCAACTTCTCTCAAGACctaa